In Labrus bergylta chromosome 11, fLabBer1.1, whole genome shotgun sequence, one genomic interval encodes:
- the scn3b gene encoding sodium channel subunit beta-3 isoform X4 has translation MKLTCISCLKREEIKAKTRVDWFYMPNKESDTPIDRTHIYKYEDEVPQEVDGPFKGRLRWDGSKDLQDVSIQIKNVTLNDSGVYECHVYREFEFDFFTPSVFLIKDIKLKVKERATQDPTALYSEIMMYVLLVFLTLWLLVEMVYCYRKISRSDEQVQDTATNYLAIPSVQKANPAVPVTE, from the exons ATGAAGTTGACCTGCATCTCCTGTTTGAAACGAGAGGAGATCAAAGCAAAGACACGTGTGGATTGGTTCTACATGCCAAACAAAGAAAGTGACACGCCAATCGACAGAACTCAT ATATACAAGTATGAGGATGAAGTTCCACAGGAAGTGGACGGACCTTTTAAAGGCCGTCTCAGGTGGGACGGGAGCAAGGACCTGCAAGATGTCTccattcaaatcaaaaatgtcaCCCTCAACGACAGCGGAGTGTATGAGTGCCATGTGTATCGTGAGTTCGAGTTTGACTTCTTCACTCCCTCAGTCTTCCTCATTAAGGACATCAAGCTGAAGGTGAAAGAGCGAG CCACTCAAGACCCCACAGCACTCTACTCTGAGATCATGATGTACGTGCTGCTGGTGTTCTTGACCCTCTGGCTGCTAGTGGAAATGGTCTACTGCTACAGGAAGATCTCCAGGTCTGACGAGCAGGTGCAGGACACAGC GACAAACTACCTAGCCATTCCCTCTGTGCAGAAAGCAAATCCAGCCGTTCCTGTAACCGAATGA
- the scn3b gene encoding sodium channel subunit beta-3 isoform X1: protein MVTQTRVHLQTLVILIFHVHLSQPVCVDVPSATEAVLGKSMKLTCISCLKREEIKAKTRVDWFYMPNKESDTPIDRTHIYKYEDEVPQEVDGPFKGRLRWDGSKDLQDVSIQIKNVTLNDSGVYECHVYREFEFDFFTPSVFLIKDIKLKVKERATQDPTALYSEIMMYVLLVFLTLWLLVEMVYCYRKISRSDEQVQDTATNYLAIPSVQKANPAVPVTE, encoded by the exons ATGGTAACTCAAACCAGAGTTCATCTGCAAACTTTGGTAATTTTGATTTTTCATG TCCACCTGAGCCAGCCGGTATGTGTCGATGTCCCGTCAGCTACAGAAGCAGTCCTGGGGAAGTCTATGAAGTTGACCTGCATCTCCTGTTTGAAACGAGAGGAGATCAAAGCAAAGACACGTGTGGATTGGTTCTACATGCCAAACAAAGAAAGTGACACGCCAATCGACAGAACTCAT ATATACAAGTATGAGGATGAAGTTCCACAGGAAGTGGACGGACCTTTTAAAGGCCGTCTCAGGTGGGACGGGAGCAAGGACCTGCAAGATGTCTccattcaaatcaaaaatgtcaCCCTCAACGACAGCGGAGTGTATGAGTGCCATGTGTATCGTGAGTTCGAGTTTGACTTCTTCACTCCCTCAGTCTTCCTCATTAAGGACATCAAGCTGAAGGTGAAAGAGCGAG CCACTCAAGACCCCACAGCACTCTACTCTGAGATCATGATGTACGTGCTGCTGGTGTTCTTGACCCTCTGGCTGCTAGTGGAAATGGTCTACTGCTACAGGAAGATCTCCAGGTCTGACGAGCAGGTGCAGGACACAGC GACAAACTACCTAGCCATTCCCTCTGTGCAGAAAGCAAATCCAGCCGTTCCTGTAACCGAATGA
- the scn3b gene encoding sodium channel subunit beta-3 isoform X3: protein MVTQTRVHLQTLVILIFHVHLSQPVCVDVPSATEAVLGKSMKLTCISCLKREEIKAKTRVDWFYMPNKESDTPIDRTHIYKYEDEVPQEVDGPFKGRLRWDGSKDLQDVSIQIKNVTLNDSGVYECHVYREFEFDFFTPSVFLIKDIKLKVKERATQDPTALYSEIMMYVLLVFLTLWLLVEMVYCYRKISRSDEQVQDTAY, encoded by the exons ATGGTAACTCAAACCAGAGTTCATCTGCAAACTTTGGTAATTTTGATTTTTCATG TCCACCTGAGCCAGCCGGTATGTGTCGATGTCCCGTCAGCTACAGAAGCAGTCCTGGGGAAGTCTATGAAGTTGACCTGCATCTCCTGTTTGAAACGAGAGGAGATCAAAGCAAAGACACGTGTGGATTGGTTCTACATGCCAAACAAAGAAAGTGACACGCCAATCGACAGAACTCAT ATATACAAGTATGAGGATGAAGTTCCACAGGAAGTGGACGGACCTTTTAAAGGCCGTCTCAGGTGGGACGGGAGCAAGGACCTGCAAGATGTCTccattcaaatcaaaaatgtcaCCCTCAACGACAGCGGAGTGTATGAGTGCCATGTGTATCGTGAGTTCGAGTTTGACTTCTTCACTCCCTCAGTCTTCCTCATTAAGGACATCAAGCTGAAGGTGAAAGAGCGAG CCACTCAAGACCCCACAGCACTCTACTCTGAGATCATGATGTACGTGCTGCTGGTGTTCTTGACCCTCTGGCTGCTAGTGGAAATGGTCTACTGCTACAGGAAGATCTCCAGGTCTGACGAGCAGGTGCAGGACACAGC GTATTAA
- the scn3b gene encoding sodium channel subunit beta-3 isoform X2 — translation MCIHLSQPVCVDVPSATEAVLGKSMKLTCISCLKREEIKAKTRVDWFYMPNKESDTPIDRTHIYKYEDEVPQEVDGPFKGRLRWDGSKDLQDVSIQIKNVTLNDSGVYECHVYREFEFDFFTPSVFLIKDIKLKVKERATQDPTALYSEIMMYVLLVFLTLWLLVEMVYCYRKISRSDEQVQDTATNYLAIPSVQKANPAVPVTE, via the exons ATGTGTA TCCACCTGAGCCAGCCGGTATGTGTCGATGTCCCGTCAGCTACAGAAGCAGTCCTGGGGAAGTCTATGAAGTTGACCTGCATCTCCTGTTTGAAACGAGAGGAGATCAAAGCAAAGACACGTGTGGATTGGTTCTACATGCCAAACAAAGAAAGTGACACGCCAATCGACAGAACTCAT ATATACAAGTATGAGGATGAAGTTCCACAGGAAGTGGACGGACCTTTTAAAGGCCGTCTCAGGTGGGACGGGAGCAAGGACCTGCAAGATGTCTccattcaaatcaaaaatgtcaCCCTCAACGACAGCGGAGTGTATGAGTGCCATGTGTATCGTGAGTTCGAGTTTGACTTCTTCACTCCCTCAGTCTTCCTCATTAAGGACATCAAGCTGAAGGTGAAAGAGCGAG CCACTCAAGACCCCACAGCACTCTACTCTGAGATCATGATGTACGTGCTGCTGGTGTTCTTGACCCTCTGGCTGCTAGTGGAAATGGTCTACTGCTACAGGAAGATCTCCAGGTCTGACGAGCAGGTGCAGGACACAGC GACAAACTACCTAGCCATTCCCTCTGTGCAGAAAGCAAATCCAGCCGTTCCTGTAACCGAATGA